A portion of the Thermodesulfobacteriota bacterium genome contains these proteins:
- a CDS encoding superoxide dismutase, whose protein sequence is MAHELPQLPYDYSALEPHIDAKTMEIHHGKHHQTYVNNLNAALANHSELESKTAEELVKDLSSVPEDIRTAVRNNGGGHVNHSMFWLCMSPSGGGEPSGELADAINSAFGSLDAFKEQFAKAGATRFGSGWAWLCVDGGGNLVVTSTPNQDNPMSDGLAPILGLDVWEHAYYLNYQNRRPDYISAFWNVVNWEQVAANYAASK, encoded by the coding sequence ATGGCCCACGAATTACCTCAGCTACCTTATGATTACAGCGCATTAGAACCTCACATTGATGCAAAAACTATGGAGATTCACCATGGAAAGCATCATCAAACATATGTTAATAATTTGAACGCAGCTTTAGCAAATCACTCTGAACTTGAGAGCAAAACTGCTGAAGAGCTTGTCAAAGATCTAAGCTCAGTGCCTGAGGATATTAGAACCGCCGTAAGAAACAACGGTGGTGGCCATGTAAACCATTCAATGTTTTGGCTATGCATGAGCCCAAGTGGTGGAGGCGAGCCAAGCGGAGAACTTGCAGATGCAATTAATTCAGCATTTGGCAGCCTTGATGCTTTTAAAGAACAATTTGCAAAAGCTGGAGCAACTCGTTTTGGAAGCGGCTGGGCATGGCTATGTGTTGATGGAGGCGGCAATTTGGTTGTTACCTCAACTCCAAATCAGGATAATCCTATGTCAGATGGACTAGCACCTATTCTTGGTCTGGATGTATGGGAGCATGCGTATTATTTGAATTATCAGAACAGAAGACCAGATTATATCTCGGCGTTTTGGAATGTTGTTAACTGGGAACAAGTTGCAGCAAATTACGCCG